A stretch of the Bubalus kerabau isolate K-KA32 ecotype Philippines breed swamp buffalo chromosome 11, PCC_UOA_SB_1v2, whole genome shotgun sequence genome encodes the following:
- the CHST10 gene encoding carbohydrate sulfotransferase 10, with the protein MHHQWLLLAACFWVIFMFMVASKFITLTFKDPDAYSAKQEFLFLTAVPDAGRSPGETHFPEELKPTGKVLVEPLVYTQRLELMRNVCREDALRNLSHTAVSKFVLDRIFVCDKHKILFCQTPKVGNTQWKKVLIVLNGAFPSIEEIPENVVHDHEKNGLPRLSSFSEAEIQKRLKTYFKFFIVRDPFERLISAFKDKFVHNPRFEPWYRHEIAPGIIRKYRRNRTETRGIQFEDFVRYLGDPNHRWLDLQFGDHIIHWVTYVELCAPCEITYSVVGHHETLEDDAPYILREAGIDHLVAYPTIPLGITAYNRTKVEHYFLGISKRDIRRLYARFEGDFKLFGYQKPEFLLN; encoded by the exons CCTACAGCGCCAAGCAGGAGTTTCTCTTCCTGACTGCCGTGCCCGACGCGGGGAGGTCGCCAGGAGAGACACACTTCCCTGAGGAGCTGAAG CCGACGGGGAAGGTGCTGGTTGAGCCCCTGGTGTACACGCAGCGTCTGGAGCTCATGAGGAACGTGTGCAGGGAGGATGCTCTGAGGAACCTGTCCCACACCGCCGTCTCCAAGTTTGTCCTCGACCGGATTTTCGTCTGTGACAAGCACAAGATTCTCTTCTGCCAGACCCCCAAAGTGGGCAACACCCAGTGGAAGAAAGTGCTCATTGTGCTGAATG GAGCCTTCCCTTCCATCGAGGAGATCCCTGAAAACGTGGTGCATGACCACGAGAAGAATGGCCTCCCACGCCTCTCCTCTTTCAGTGAGGCCGAAATCCAGAAGCG CTTGAAAACATACTTCAAGTTTTTTATCGTAAGAGATCCTTTCGAGAGACTGATCTCTGCGTTTAAGGATAAGTTTGTCCACAACCCCCGCTTTGAGCCTTGGTACAGGCACGAGATCGCCCCCGGCATCATCAGAAAGTACAGGAGGAACCGGACGGAGACCCGGGGCATCCAGTTTGAGGATTTCGTGCGCTACCTGGGTGACCCCAACCACAGGTGGCTGGATCTCCAGTTCGGGGACCACATCATCCACTGGGTGACGTACGTGGAGCTGTGCGCACCCTGTGAGATCACGTACAGCGTTGTCGGGCACCACGAGACCCTGGAGGACGACGCCCCGTACATCCTCAGAGAGGCGGGCATCGACCATCTGGTGGCCTACCCCACCATCCCCCTGGGCATCACTGCATACAACAGAACCAAGGTCGAGCACTACTTCCTGGGCATCAGCAAACGAGACATCCGGCGCCTGTATGCGCGGTTTGAGGGGGACTTTAAGCTCTTTGGGTACCAGAAACCAGAGTTTTTGCTAAACTAA